DNA from Prunus persica cultivar Lovell chromosome G6, Prunus_persica_NCBIv2, whole genome shotgun sequence:
CCCTCGTTTCCTTCACGTTTCTGTTAACCAACCAGAATTCTTTCAGAGGTCTCTGAACGGAGGATGGTTTGCAACTTACCCATACTCACAGAAAGTATTGTTCTTTTGAAGTTGGATTTTGAGTAcagagagaaattcttttCACCTATTGAGAGGGGAAGTCATCAAAGGATGAACCATtgtaatttaagaaaaaaaaaatagaagttaTGATTACCTGTTATAGAATGCTAGTCCCATCTAAGGATTGATTTGTACAAGTAAATACACCTTGTTTCACATAGAGGAAATAAATGTTTTAGTTTCTATTGTTTAAAGTTTGTTCTTGGGTTTATACATGTACATCTTTAAGAACCAAGTTGTAACTCATAAGTTTGTGAAATAGTGGAAAACTAAGTTCGAAATTGCTTGGCTTTCTTGTGTCCTTTAAATTTAGCATGTAAATTAGAAGAACTTCACAAACAAACACTAACAGGAAATTCTTGGCAAAAGTTCAGCAAAGTAGGTGAGGACTGATGTGTTAGTTTTGATGATGACTTGGCCACTTACACTTAGTCAAACACTACTTCCATAATCAGACTGGAAGCATCTGTTTGGAGGAGGATAAAATTTTGGATTGAGAATCTTAAACCATTCTATAAAAAGATGCTCTAATTAAGAATATTTGCAATCCTCAAAGGAAggagaaaattaaaacaaggTCATTATCTCCGTGTTACTTATCTAGAATGAGTATTGAACTTTGATTTTAGGAGTCGTAAGAGGCGACACTAGAACCAAGGTTTTGTGTTGATAGTGCAACTCCTTGAGCATGATTCCCTCCTGATGAACAAATGACACCCCTGGCTAATTGTTTCTTGAGAGCTTGGTCATATTGTAGGCTCCTCACAATTTAAAGGAGTAGATATGCATGGAGTGGGAGTTAATTCTCCCAATTACatgcttttaattttaagccataagttgaaaaaattgaaatgaaaaataaaaatgaaaatgtgtCCTTATGCAAAGAGATTTTGATATATGAaagctttttttaattattattaataataattaggaGAAGGAAATTCAAACTTGGAATTTCTTCCAACATATTGAGAAGATAAGTACcatcaaatttaaagctaGTTGGTGATATATGAAACCCTTGAAAGGTAACCTTTGTCTGCATAAAGTTCTTTGTCGTGCCGACCCATTAAATTAATCGGATCGTGTCACGTCAGTccatctataaaaaaaatatgaatccAAGCATAGTCTAAAACCCAAACCCACATTAAAAAGGGTTGTACTCGGGCCGGACCAAGGAGACTAAAACCTACCATGACTTAACCAACTTACCACCTCAACCATCATGcttgttttgaattaaatattcCAAAACTTCTCCTAAACTTAGAACAAACAATTGACAAAACagtgataaaataataatagctAGCTATAATCTTCCAACCAACTATGGATTTGAACCTATTGAACTTAATCATTTGAGCTCAGATTGACATGACTCATTGGACTTATTCATCTGAGCCTGAACCCACATGACCCATTGAACTTGATCATTTGATCCCAACACGACCTAAGCTCTCAATTTTATTTGATCACTATCTAGGTAAGATATGGATGTGTTTGAATAGTCTCACTAGTGAGACTATAAATATAATGTTCAAATTCAAGTCATTTCTCTATTgtgctcttttttttattatggtGCTATGCTTTGCCTTAATCCCTGTTacttttcaaataattttggtAAAGCATGGTGTTTGATGGGAGAGTGAGAAGTTTATGTGACAAGATAGAAAAGGTAGTTGATGAGAAGCATATAAGGTGATTTTGTTTGCATGGGCATTATgtaggttttattttatgattaatGTATGAGTGACAAGtttgatttaaaataaaaggaataTAGCCTTTAAGTTTTTAGTTTATAATATGAGAGTCAAATCGTTAACATGTAAATAAACAAGTTAAGTAAATATTGATATCTACCACGATCAATTAAACTAGTTGGGCTAAAGTTACCTAGTATTCATAGTAGGGGATAATATGCATAACTTGATTTCCAATCATTACTATATCCAACTCGAAAACTTCGAAAAAAATGAGAATTTTGTTTCGAGATAACTCAAGATCAATTCAAgctcaatattttattacttatGAGTGTTTGAAATTCTCAATTCCAATATCATAAACTCAGCATTCCATAATACttttatttaacttttttttagtaaatatTAAACagcattttcctttatttgtacatacatttttgtttttcgttATCTTTAAGTTTTAAGAAAGCAAATAAGTAAGCATCTCACTGTAAGACAAACATCAACCGTCGCTTTGGCCGAGTGGTTAAGGCGTGTGCCTGCTAAGTACATGGGGTTTCCCCGCGAGAGTTCGAATCTCTCAGGCGacgatttcaattttttattttaatttcctaaAACTTTTATACAGCGGCCTAAAAAGGAAAACTGTTTTGACAGCCATTCACCTGTTGACACGTGCTCCATTTCCATGGACAGAACCGCATGTAATAACAATCCCTTGGGTCAAATATTCTTGGGACTTCTCTtcgctgtttttttttttgggtcgaaaaGACTTCTCTGCGCTTTTGTGCTCGTAACTTACGAACAATGTCAGTCTGCTCGCCACCGCCATCGCATTCCCACCTCCCAAACGCCGTCGTTTCGAACTCCGTCCCCGAATTTAGAATTCCTCTGCAATGtccccaaaaccctaaactccATTTCGAGCTCACAAACTCCTTAAAGCTGGTGGCTTCACGCCATTCCTCGTTTCGTAACCGCCGGTTCTATTTCAATTGCGCGGGATGGGACACGACCTTTGTTGAGGGACAGAATGGTGATTTCACGGTGGCAGAAGCTAGGGTTTCTGAGCCGAGAATAGATGGCTCCGGTGGAGGCAatgatggtggtgatggtggtgatggtggagaTTCATTTGATGGTGGAGATTCATTTGGTGGTGGAGGAAGAGgtggagaaggagaaggagatgGTGGTGATAAGGGTGGGGAGGGAGATGAGTTTGGGCCATTGTTGAAGTTTGATGAGGTGATGAAGGAGAGTAAAGCTCGGGGCGTGAAGCTTCCTCAGGACATGGTTGAGGCTGCGAAGACTACTGGGCTTCGGGAAGTGTTTCTTCAACGCTACTTGGATTTGCAGGTTTAAAGTTTTGCCTTTGGTCTCCATTTCTATTGAAAAATCTTCATATATATGGTTTTTTGCTAAGTTGCTTATTGGGTttctaatttatatatatatatacacacacacacacacgcacatataaatatttgaatttcaGGGGTCAGTTTGGCCACTGGGCTTTTTGATGAAGTACTGCTCTATGCTACGAAATCGTATGCTGGCTGatccttcctttctttttaaagTTGGGACAGAGGTTTGTTTTCgtgatctttctttttggtaaatatTGTTTTTGAGTAATTTGTGTTTCAAGTCGAGGGACTGTAAATCATTAGTGCTCGTGAAAGAATTGTAGCTCTGCGTTTTTCACTGTAAATATCAGTAATTGAGTTTGTGGGTCATTGTTTGCATTGGTGATAGTCCTATGAATTCCATTAAATATACCTTGCCTTCAAATTGGACCATTACATTTGATAGTTGTTGATCTTGTTGAATACTGAAGAAATTTCTCTTCCTCAACTCTTTTGTAATGCAGATAGTCATAGATTCTTGTTGTGCAACATTTGCAGAAGTTCAGAAAAGGGGAAAGGATTTCTGGGCTGAGTTTGAGTTGTACGCTGCTGATCTTTTGGTTGGAATAGCTGTTGACATTGCTTTGGTTGGCATGTTGGCACCCTATGCTCGAATTGGAAAGCCATCAGTATCACGAGGATTATTTGGACGCTTGCAACATGCTTGTGCGGCCCTTCCTAGCAGGTTAGCACTGCAAGGCAGCAATTTAGGAACTAATATTCTGCTGAATTTTATCTTATATAATATGTCCATAATTACTGCGCTTGACCTGCGTGTGGCAAGAGCTCAACAAGTATTGATATTGTATTATTTACCCCTAATTTATTCCATCTTACCAGTCGCCTCcgtttctatttttaattaatttcattttaattaaaaataggacACATACCCAGTGGAAAAAGGACCTTGTGATGAATTTTTGGaaatcatgaatttttcttcatcattcAGCTCTTCTTTGATATCTAGAAACTGTTAATGTCGAAGTTTCTTATCCAATTATGTTGACCAGCATAAATTGGTATCTTTTGGTTCCTCCTTGGGTTAGATAGGCTCTCTTGTTGGATGCACGATCATCATCATTTGTATGCATCAGACCTATTGTTGGCTCcaaaaatttgtttatatcTTCTTTTGATGTCATTGTTTTGCACATTGCAAATCTGCTAGAACTAAACGTTAGCTATTATTTTCACGACCTCATTGCATGGTTTAGTACAATGAGGATCCAGTTACATTTTGATACTGAATTTGTCTGCTTCCAGATACTTAGACTCAGTATAAAAGGGTTTTCGGTGACTTTGAAATAGGAGAGTATCCTCAATATATCTCTGATAACATGAATAAGGATATTGATCTTATTGTCTCTGTTCATTGAAAGATGATGAAAGATGCTGTTTCCCATCATTATTCTTTAATTACTCTTTTGGTGCTTCCAATAATTTGTAGGCCCACATGTGCCCCCATGTGCCCCCCATGACTAACTAGCAGTCACTTTTCCAAATGTGGAACTCAGGGCTGCCTCTTTCTGACCTCTTAACTGTGTTCTTATCTTATCTCCCACAGTTGGTTTCAAACCAATGATTCTTTCTAGCATTCTTCCTTCGTGAAGCTTTGgatgatcttgaataagttaaTCACTGTACACTATTCCTCATATGCAGTGTCTTTGAAGCTGAAAGGCCGGGATGTAAATTCTCAGTGAAGCAGAGAGTAGCCACATACTTCTATAAG
Protein-coding regions in this window:
- the LOC18771976 gene encoding protein RETICULATA-RELATED 1, chloroplastic: MSVCSPPPSHSHLPNAVVSNSVPEFRIPLQCPQNPKLHFELTNSLKLVASRHSSFRNRRFYFNCAGWDTTFVEGQNGDFTVAEARVSEPRIDGSGGGNDGGDGGDGGDSFDGGDSFGGGGRGGEGEGDGGDKGGEGDEFGPLLKFDEVMKESKARGVKLPQDMVEAAKTTGLREVFLQRYLDLQGSVWPLGFLMKYCSMLRNRMLADPSFLFKVGTEIVIDSCCATFAEVQKRGKDFWAEFELYAADLLVGIAVDIALVGMLAPYARIGKPSVSRGLFGRLQHACAALPSSVFEAERPGCKFSVKQRVATYFYKGVLYGSVGFVCGLIGQGIANFIMNAKRSIKKTEEDIPVPPLVKSAALWGVFLAVSSNTRYQIVNGLEGLVEASPLAKRVPPVAMAFTIGVRFANNIYGGMQFVDWAKLSGVQ